The Natrinema pellirubrum DSM 15624 region GGCACCGTCGTCTTGCATCGTCTGTCGCTCGGAGAGGGAGCGTGAAAAAGGCTCGCTCCGTCGGATCGATCGGCTGGACGGACTGACAGGTCCGCTAACAGGTTTTCCCGGGCGGGCGGAAACTCGAGCGGACGGTTCACTGCCGGCTCGGAGAGCAACGCCGTCGCTCGAGGGTGGTGGCGGTTCGCGAAAAGCCCTTCGTAGCTTCACCTTGTGACCAGAACCACTTAAAGAACGAACCGTCGGTTGCGATCACGCTCAGTCGTCGATGGCCCCGCTCGAGCCCCATTCGAAATCAGAATCGTGGTCGCCGAGTCACAGGACTGGGCGACTGAGGCCGACGAGACGCGTCGCTACCCAGTGAGCCAGACCCGAGAAGAACCGGTCTCCCGTCGTATCTTCACCTTGTGACCAGAGACACTTAAAGAACGACGCCGACGCAAGCTATCGGACCGCCGCGATCAGGTCGTCGACGAACCCGTCGAGTCGGGCCGGATCGGGGCCGGCCCGCGCGTGAACGTCTGGATCGATCTCCCGCGGCGGCTGGGCGAACGACCGACCCACGGCGTCGCCGACCCGTTCGCCGCCCTCGCCGGCTCGTTTTCGCTCGAGGAGGTCTCGAGCCCGTTCGATCCGGTCGGCGTCGAAGACGGCGGGCGCTTGCTCGGTGAGAAACGACTCGAACTCGAGCGCGGGCAGGTCGTGGTCGCCTTGGTCCCCAGTAGTCTTCAGGTACCGCGCGGCCATCGCCGCGCGGGTAATCGTCAGGTTTCGCTTCACGGTGGGCTTCGTCTGGGTTTCCCGAAAGCGGTCGTCGTCGGCCGCCACCGTCGTCGTCCCGTCGTCGGTCTCGACGAGGTATTCGCCGTCGCGCGCCTCCAGAATCGGAAAGAGTTCGTCGTCGCTCCGGACCAGGTGGTGCGAGAGGTACTTCCGGTAGTTGCTCGTCGCGATGCCCCGCCACGCGTGATAGAGGTCCATCGGATTGTACGTCCGCTCGACGTACGCCCTGAGAGCCGCGGGGTCGAACGCGGTCCGATAACGGATCGGGCTCCGGAGCAGGTCGATCGCCCCGTCGTTGGAGTCGGCCAGCAGGCGCGCGAACGTCCGGGCGTCCCAGCCCTGATACTCGAACTCGCCGTACTCCTCGACGACCGTCTCCGGCGGGCCCTCGAGGTGGGCGTATCGACGCAGGTCGGTCGGAACGAAGACGAACCCCACGTCGTAATCGCTGTCGGGACTGGCCGCACCCCACGCGTGGCTGCCGCGGGCGACCGCCAACGGGATCGCGACGTCGCGGTCTCGCTCGATCGTCGTCAAGTGGTCGTCGACGGTCGTACGGACGGCTGCCGAGACGGTAGTCATAGCTGTCGCTCAAGGCCGGTGAGAACGACACCGCGAGAAGACCGGGTGACGAATGCCCTTCGTAGCTTCACCTTGTGACCAGAGGTACTTAAAGAACGAACCCCAGGCATCGCGATAGCTCGGACGGAGCGTTGCAACTGCCGAACGGAACACCCGGAGAACGGCCGCCGACTTCCCGTCATAGCTCCACTTTGTGACCAGAGATACTTAAAGAAACGACGGCTCGAGCCGCCGTCGGCACCGGGGCGCAAGCGACCCCCGGTTCCGAAAGGTTGAATCGCCCGCTGCCCTGAATGCGGCCAATGAGTCATCAGTTGCCGGACGTGCAGGCCACGTCACCCGACGTCACCGTCGGCCTGAGCCAGGTCGGCGTCACCGGCGTCGACAAACTCGTCAAGATCGCCCGCGAGGGCAAACGACCGATCGTCCTCACCGCCGAGTTCGAGGTCTTCGTCGACCTACCGGGCTGGCGCAAAGGGGCCGACATGAGCCGCAACATGGAGGTCATCGACGAGATCCTCGAGGACGCGACCCGCGAGGAGGCCTACGGCGTCGAGGAAGTCTGTGGCGAGGCCGCCGAACGGCTGCTCGAGAAACACGACTACACCTCGAAGGCGGAGGTCTCGATGGAAGCGGAGTTCATGCGCCGCGAGCAGACCCCCGCGAGCGACCGCGAGACCCAACACACGGTCGACATCGTCGCCTCGGCGACGGCGACCGACGAGGGGACTCGCGAGGAGATCGGCGCGACGGTCACCGGGATGACCGTCTGTCCCTGCTCGCAGGGGATGTCCGCCGCCCGCGCGAAGGAGACCCTCGAGGACTTAGGCGTCGAGGAGGAGACGATCACGGAGTTCTTAGAGGGAGTTCCGCAGCCGGGCCACTCCCAGCGAGGGCACGCGACGCTGACCGTCGAGGCCAGCGGCGACCCTGAAGTCGATCTGAACGACATCATCGACATCGCCCGGGACTCGATGAGCGCGCGGATCTACAACCTCGCGAAACGGCCCGACGAGGACCACATGACCTACGCGGCCCACGCCGACGCGAAGTTCGTCGAGGACTGTGTGCGCGCGCTGGCGGAGGGCGTCGTCGACGAGTTCGACCACCTCGACGACGACGCGGTGATCACGATGAGCCAATCCAACGACGAGTCGATCCACCAGCACAACGCCCACGCCGAGCGAGTCGTCAAGCTGGGGACGCTGCGCGACGAGATCGACCGTTAAAACTCGAGCGGGTCGGCTTCTTCCCACCGCGGGACGAACTCCTCGTGGACGTTCGCGGCGAACTCCGGATCCTTCAGATCGATCATGG contains the following coding sequences:
- a CDS encoding nucleotidyltransferase domain-containing protein, producing MTTVSAAVRTTVDDHLTTIERDRDVAIPLAVARGSHAWGAASPDSDYDVGFVFVPTDLRRYAHLEGPPETVVEEYGEFEYQGWDARTFARLLADSNDGAIDLLRSPIRYRTAFDPAALRAYVERTYNPMDLYHAWRGIATSNYRKYLSHHLVRSDDELFPILEARDGEYLVETDDGTTTVAADDDRFRETQTKPTVKRNLTITRAAMAARYLKTTGDQGDHDLPALEFESFLTEQAPAVFDADRIERARDLLERKRAGEGGERVGDAVGRSFAQPPREIDPDVHARAGPDPARLDGFVDDLIAAVR
- the mptA gene encoding GTP cyclohydrolase MptA; this encodes MSHQLPDVQATSPDVTVGLSQVGVTGVDKLVKIAREGKRPIVLTAEFEVFVDLPGWRKGADMSRNMEVIDEILEDATREEAYGVEEVCGEAAERLLEKHDYTSKAEVSMEAEFMRREQTPASDRETQHTVDIVASATATDEGTREEIGATVTGMTVCPCSQGMSAARAKETLEDLGVEEETITEFLEGVPQPGHSQRGHATLTVEASGDPEVDLNDIIDIARDSMSARIYNLAKRPDEDHMTYAAHADAKFVEDCVRALAEGVVDEFDHLDDDAVITMSQSNDESIHQHNAHAERVVKLGTLRDEIDR